From Deltaproteobacteria bacterium, a single genomic window includes:
- a CDS encoding phospho-sugar mutase, producing the protein MNAADALRLLDLLRETGEIDETTHANAHRWLTHPEYKAYREDVAAMLRPTALIDAFYTTIPFGTGGRRGTVGVGTNRMNERTIAESAQGLAQYIFDADPKGALAKRGVVIAYDVRTHSKMFCEIAASVLAGNGVRVYLFDGPRSTPELSFAIRHLKCASGVVITASHNPPTDNGFKAYWSDGGQVVAPHDKGILDRVMTVTAIRKMPIAKAKAAGLVRLVGKEVDDAYLARFPKDLWLSDERAVKIVYTPLHGTGVTIVPAALRAMGFSDVIMPREQTRMDGGFPTVPKNYPNPEEPAAMGEAVKLAKQIRADIVLATDPDADRLGVFAPDANGEFRYVTGNQMGAALCLFTLACLRERKSMPKKPFVLTTLVSTQLVRAICEKFRVRVTDDLLVGFKFMADILRESEAKGEHENFVYGFEESIGFLRGTFVRDKDSAAAAVTCAQMMARLVAEGRTFWDYLDQLAVEFGFFAEDQFSVFLHGADGMNRMGRIMATLRTNPPKNVAGLRVHRVIDRKSNTSRDTATGAVKKIKGFTGDVMQLWFDEAGRTRLTVRPSGTEPKIKHYAAAHEPVNGDADLARAKKAGSARVKSIMDAMRKIDDSIE; encoded by the coding sequence ATGAACGCCGCCGACGCCCTGCGCCTGCTCGACCTGCTTCGCGAAACGGGAGAGATCGACGAAACGACGCACGCCAACGCGCACCGCTGGCTGACGCACCCGGAATACAAGGCGTACCGCGAGGATGTCGCCGCGATGCTGCGTCCCACGGCGCTCATCGACGCGTTCTACACCACGATCCCGTTCGGCACGGGTGGTCGGCGCGGCACGGTGGGCGTCGGTACAAACCGCATGAACGAACGGACCATCGCCGAATCGGCACAGGGACTCGCGCAATACATTTTCGACGCCGACCCCAAGGGCGCTCTGGCCAAACGCGGCGTGGTGATCGCCTACGACGTGCGGACTCATTCGAAAATGTTCTGCGAGATCGCCGCTTCGGTGCTCGCGGGAAACGGCGTGCGCGTGTACCTGTTCGACGGTCCGCGCTCGACGCCGGAACTCTCGTTCGCGATTCGTCATCTGAAATGCGCGTCGGGCGTCGTCATCACGGCGAGCCACAACCCGCCGACCGACAACGGTTTCAAGGCGTACTGGTCCGACGGCGGACAAGTCGTCGCGCCGCACGACAAGGGAATTCTCGACCGCGTGATGACCGTGACCGCGATCCGCAAGATGCCCATCGCGAAGGCGAAGGCGGCGGGGTTGGTGCGTCTTGTCGGCAAGGAAGTCGACGACGCATATCTCGCCCGATTCCCCAAGGACTTGTGGCTCTCGGATGAGCGCGCCGTGAAGATCGTGTACACCCCGCTGCACGGCACCGGCGTGACGATCGTCCCCGCCGCGCTGCGCGCCATGGGGTTCTCCGACGTCATCATGCCGCGTGAGCAGACCCGCATGGACGGCGGATTTCCCACCGTGCCGAAGAACTATCCCAATCCCGAGGAACCCGCGGCGATGGGCGAGGCGGTGAAACTCGCGAAGCAAATCCGCGCCGACATCGTGCTGGCGACGGACCCCGACGCCGATCGGCTCGGTGTGTTCGCGCCGGATGCGAACGGCGAATTCCGCTACGTCACCGGCAATCAGATGGGCGCGGCGCTGTGCCTCTTCACGCTCGCATGCCTGCGCGAACGCAAGTCCATGCCGAAAAAGCCTTTCGTCCTCACGACGCTCGTCTCGACGCAGCTCGTGCGCGCGATCTGCGAAAAGTTCCGCGTGCGTGTCACCGACGATCTGCTCGTCGGATTCAAGTTCATGGCCGACATCCTGCGCGAGTCCGAAGCGAAGGGCGAACACGAAAACTTCGTGTACGGCTTCGAGGAATCGATCGGGTTCCTGCGCGGCACCTTCGTGCGCGACAAGGATTCCGCGGCGGCCGCCGTCACGTGCGCGCAGATGATGGCGCGCCTCGTCGCCGAGGGTCGCACGTTTTGGGACTACCTCGATCAGCTCGCCGTCGAATTCGGATTCTTCGCTGAAGATCAGTTCTCGGTGTTTTTGCACGGAGCGGACGGCATGAACCGCATGGGTCGCATCATGGCCACTCTTCGCACGAATCCGCCGAAAAACGTCGCTGGGCTTCGCGTTCACCGCGTGATCGACCGCAAGTCGAACACGTCGCGCGACACGGCGACGGGCGCCGTGAAAAAAATCAAGGGCTTCACCGGAGACGTGATGCAACTGTGGTTCGACGAGGCGGGAAGAACACGGCTCACCGTGCGGCCGTCGGGCACCGAACCGAAGATCAAGCACTACGCGGCCGCGCACGAGCCCGTGAACGGCGACGCGGATCTGGCGCGCGCGAAAAAGGCGGGCTCGGCTCGCGTGAAATCGATCATGGACGCCATGCGAAAGATCGACGACTCGATCGAATAG
- a CDS encoding glycerol-3-phosphate dehydrogenase/oxidase, producing MKRDLERLSQKTYDLLVIGGGITGAATAHDAALRGLSVALVERRDFGSATSAATSKLVHGGLRYLRTLEVSLVRESLRERRILEYIAPHLVAPIPFMVPCYRHGASNLTMLTAGMMLYDRLSFDKARLDDIDRKVPRWNRLSRGEAQVREPDLKGDNLTGAVVYHDCQMMSPDRLTWEFVEGAMENGAEVANYAEVVSLRTANKTVEGAVVRDALTGREFEISARMTINAAGPWADFVTQMLGKGHEKRLVRSQGIHMITRPLAKHHALVLTTKAGRVFFIIPWRGRSLIGTTDTRYEGHPDEYRVTRTGLETFIGEVNEALPSANLTIDDVEWSYGGLRPIVENDTALRDVNKASRKYEIYDHQKENRLGGMLTVVGGKYTTSRALAERLTEIACTHLNMPRPSRTTAGHILPGGRIGSWAGAKTRIMRDYDVHSDHAAILLAHYGSRTLKFLAEAKANPELAATIDETKPETLAVIEMAVNDEMALHLDDVLFRRTGLATMGRVPDASVDLVADHMAGLLGWNAEQRAAEVAGVRAKLQSRGFDEA from the coding sequence GTGAAGAGGGATCTCGAACGACTTTCCCAGAAAACGTATGACCTGCTCGTCATCGGCGGCGGCATCACCGGCGCGGCGACCGCGCACGACGCGGCCCTGCGTGGGCTTTCGGTCGCGCTCGTCGAGCGCCGCGACTTCGGTTCGGCGACCAGCGCGGCGACGAGCAAGCTCGTCCACGGCGGTCTGCGTTATCTGCGTACGCTCGAAGTGAGTCTGGTGCGCGAATCGCTGCGCGAGCGGCGGATTCTCGAATACATCGCGCCGCACCTCGTCGCCCCGATTCCGTTCATGGTGCCGTGCTATCGCCATGGGGCGTCGAACCTGACGATGCTCACCGCGGGCATGATGCTCTACGACCGCCTGTCTTTCGACAAGGCGCGACTCGATGACATCGATCGCAAGGTGCCGCGCTGGAACCGTCTGTCACGCGGCGAAGCGCAGGTGCGCGAGCCCGACCTCAAGGGCGACAACCTCACGGGCGCGGTCGTGTATCACGACTGCCAGATGATGAGTCCAGATCGCCTGACTTGGGAGTTCGTCGAAGGCGCGATGGAAAACGGCGCCGAGGTGGCCAATTACGCCGAGGTCGTCTCGCTGCGCACCGCGAACAAGACGGTCGAAGGCGCGGTCGTGCGCGACGCGCTCACCGGACGCGAGTTCGAGATTTCCGCACGCATGACGATTAACGCTGCCGGGCCATGGGCCGACTTCGTCACGCAGATGCTCGGGAAGGGACACGAGAAGCGGCTTGTGCGCAGCCAAGGTATTCACATGATCACTCGCCCACTGGCGAAGCATCACGCGCTCGTGCTCACCACCAAAGCGGGCCGCGTGTTTTTCATCATCCCGTGGCGCGGACGCAGCCTGATCGGAACCACCGACACCCGCTATGAAGGACACCCCGACGAATACCGCGTGACACGCACGGGGCTCGAGACCTTCATCGGCGAGGTCAACGAAGCCCTGCCCTCCGCGAATTTGACCATCGACGACGTGGAGTGGAGCTACGGCGGACTGCGGCCGATCGTCGAGAACGACACGGCGCTGCGCGACGTGAATAAGGCGTCGCGCAAGTACGAAATCTACGATCATCAAAAAGAAAACCGGCTCGGCGGCATGCTCACGGTCGTCGGCGGCAAATACACCACCAGCCGCGCCCTCGCGGAGCGCCTGACCGAGATCGCCTGCACGCACCTGAACATGCCCCGACCGTCGCGCACGACCGCCGGCCATATCCTGCCGGGCGGACGGATCGGATCATGGGCCGGCGCGAAAACGCGCATCATGCGCGATTACGACGTCCACTCCGATCACGCCGCGATCCTGCTCGCGCATTACGGATCGCGAACGCTGAAGTTCCTCGCCGAGGCGAAAGCCAACCCCGAACTCGCCGCGACCATCGACGAGACCAAGCCCGAAACGCTGGCCGTGATCGAGATGGCGGTGAACGACGAGATGGCTTTGCATCTCGACGACGTCCTCTTTCGCCGGACGGGCCTCGCCACGATGGGCCGCGTTCCCGATGCGTCCGTGGACCTCGTGGCCGATCACATGGCGGGGCTCCTCGGTTGGAATGCGGAACAGCGTGCCGCCGAGGTCGCTGGTGTCCGCGCGAAACTCCAGTCACGGGGTTTCGACGAAGCCTGA